A portion of the Pseudomonas koreensis genome contains these proteins:
- a CDS encoding YkvA family protein — translation MKAPWNFARFLPLAGRLLARGRLPTLLFAVASKGAAQGNRLGKLKDDLRLLQSLCLAYWRGEYRAISAKSLISVVAGLMYFLSPVDAIPDFIPMFGMLDDIAVLAWLMKTLDDELNAFRLWRKRQQPEKLAVVERLPDTPEQLQLQGPKKP, via the coding sequence ATGAAAGCTCCGTGGAATTTCGCTCGATTCCTGCCCCTGGCCGGACGCCTGCTGGCCCGTGGACGCCTGCCTACTCTGTTGTTTGCCGTGGCCAGCAAAGGCGCTGCGCAAGGCAATCGCCTCGGGAAGTTGAAGGATGATCTGCGCTTGCTGCAGTCGCTGTGCCTGGCTTACTGGCGCGGCGAATACCGCGCGATCAGTGCCAAATCGCTGATCTCGGTGGTCGCTGGCCTGATGTACTTTCTCAGCCCTGTCGATGCCATCCCGGATTTCATTCCCATGTTCGGCATGCTCGATGACATCGCCGTTCTCGCCTGGCTGATGAAAACCCTCGATGACGAGCTCAATGCCTTCCGCCTGTGGCGCAAGCGCCAGCAACCGGAAAAGCTGGCGGTGGTCGAACGCCTGCCCGACACCCCTGAGCAATTGCAACTGCAAGGCCCGAAAAAGCCCTGA
- a CDS encoding bile acid:sodium symporter family protein produces MRALAALSRFVGNTFAYWVLIFAVVAFLQPAWFIGLKSAIVPLLGLVMFGMGLTLKLEDFAAVARHPWRVALGVVAHFVIMPGVAWLLCQVFHLPPEIAVGVILVGCCPSGTSSNVMTWLARGDLALSVAIAAVTTLLAPLLTPALIWLLASAWLPVSFMELFWSILQVVLLPIILGVVAQRLLGDKVRHAVDVLPLVSVVSIVIIVTAVVAASQAKIAESGLLIMAVVMLHNSFGYLLGYFTGRLFGLPLAQRKSLALEVGMQNSGLGAALASAHFSPLAAVPSALFSVWHNISGALLSTYFRRMSEKEDRDNLAQRAVD; encoded by the coding sequence ATGCGCGCACTGGCTGCACTCAGCCGCTTTGTCGGCAATACCTTCGCTTACTGGGTTCTGATATTCGCCGTCGTGGCGTTCCTGCAACCGGCGTGGTTCATCGGTCTGAAAAGCGCGATCGTACCGCTGCTGGGTCTGGTGATGTTCGGCATGGGCCTGACCCTCAAACTTGAAGACTTCGCCGCCGTCGCTCGGCATCCGTGGCGGGTGGCGCTGGGCGTGGTTGCGCATTTCGTGATCATGCCGGGTGTGGCGTGGTTGCTCTGCCAGGTTTTTCACCTGCCGCCGGAAATCGCCGTCGGCGTAATTCTGGTCGGCTGCTGCCCGAGTGGCACGTCGTCGAACGTGATGACCTGGCTGGCGCGCGGTGATCTGGCGCTTTCCGTGGCGATCGCCGCGGTCACTACCCTGCTTGCCCCGTTGCTGACCCCGGCGCTGATCTGGCTGCTCGCCTCGGCGTGGTTGCCGGTGTCGTTCATGGAGCTGTTCTGGTCGATCCTGCAAGTGGTGCTGCTGCCAATCATTCTCGGCGTGGTCGCACAGCGTCTGCTCGGCGACAAGGTACGGCATGCGGTGGATGTGTTGCCGTTGGTGTCGGTGGTCAGCATCGTGATTATCGTCACCGCCGTCGTGGCGGCGAGTCAGGCGAAAATCGCCGAGTCCGGTCTGCTGATCATGGCAGTGGTGATGCTGCACAACAGCTTCGGCTATCTGCTCGGTTACTTCACCGGGCGCCTGTTCGGCTTGCCTTTGGCTCAGCGCAAGTCGCTGGCACTGGAAGTCGGTATGCAGAACTCGGGACTGGGTGCGGCGTTGGCCAGTGCGCACTTCTCGCCGCTGGCGGCGGTGCCGAGCGCTCTGTTCAGCGTCTGGCACAACATTTCTGGTGCTCTGCTGTCGACGTACTTCCGGCGCATGAGCGAAAAGGAAGACCGCGACAATCTCGCGCAACGGGCGGTCGACTGA
- the rdgC gene encoding recombination-associated protein RdgC, with protein sequence MWFKNLLIYRLTQDLPVDAEALETALATKLARPCASQELTTYGFVAPFGKGEDAPLVHVSGDFLLVAARKEERILPGSVVRDAVKEKVEEIEAEQMRKVYKKERDQIKDEIIQAFLPRAFIRRSSTFAAIAPKQGLILVNSASPKRAEDLLSTLREVIGTLPVRPLTVKMAPTAVMTEWVTTQKAADDFYVLDECELRDTHEDGGIVRCKRQDLTSEEIQLHLSTGKVVTQLSLAWQDKLSFMLDDKMTVKRLKFEDLLQDQAEQDGGDEALGQLDASFTLMMLTFGDFLPALVEALGGEEMPQGI encoded by the coding sequence ATGTGGTTCAAGAACCTGCTGATCTATCGCCTGACCCAAGACCTGCCTGTCGATGCCGAGGCGCTGGAGACTGCACTGGCGACCAAACTGGCGCGGCCGTGTGCAAGCCAGGAGCTGACCACTTACGGTTTCGTTGCACCATTCGGCAAGGGCGAAGATGCGCCGCTCGTGCACGTCAGCGGGGATTTCCTGCTGGTCGCCGCTCGTAAAGAAGAACGCATTCTGCCGGGCAGCGTCGTGCGTGACGCGGTCAAGGAAAAGGTCGAAGAGATCGAAGCCGAGCAGATGCGCAAGGTCTACAAGAAGGAACGCGATCAGATCAAGGATGAAATCATCCAGGCATTCCTGCCGCGCGCGTTCATTCGTCGTTCGTCGACCTTCGCTGCCATCGCGCCGAAACAGGGCCTGATCCTGGTCAACTCGGCCAGCCCGAAACGCGCCGAAGATCTGCTCTCAACCCTGCGCGAAGTGATCGGCACCCTGCCCGTCCGTCCATTGACCGTGAAAATGGCGCCAACAGCGGTGATGACCGAGTGGGTCACCACGCAGAAAGCCGCCGACGATTTCTATGTGCTGGATGAGTGCGAACTGCGCGACACCCACGAAGACGGCGGCATCGTCCGTTGCAAGCGTCAGGACCTGACCAGCGAAGAAATCCAGCTGCACCTGAGTACTGGCAAAGTCGTCACTCAGCTGTCGCTGGCCTGGCAGGACAAACTGTCGTTCATGCTCGACGACAAGATGACCGTCAAGCGCCTGAAATTCGAAGATCTGTTGCAGGATCAGGCGGAACAGGACGGCGGAGATGAAGCTTTGGGTCAGCTGGATGCCAGCTTCACCCTGATGATGCTGACCTTCGGCGACTTCCTGCCGGCGCTGGTTGAAGCGTTGGGTGGGGAAGAGATGCCGCAGGGGATCTAA
- a CDS encoding catalase family protein, with amino-acid sequence MIMPTFKRELPPLARFWLWLGRLLGKSLLILLVIALLGWAIATAWFAWQHRGPVSAQEQIPAGEAAMTQDIIQTAVRIVDQHRESTRYLRDAHAKAHGCMKAQVQVLPQLEQSLRQGVFSEPGKTWQALIRLSNGNAYPQFDSIRDARGMAIKLLDVPGKQLLSDKSDRHEQDFVMFSHPNFFVSDVAEYRQNVAAQADGKKVMAFFPTWDPRSWQVRHLFIALATLSPPPDSPTTTTYFSVSPYKFGEANAKFRVAPDPDNCPAYALPKQNHDLPNFLRSALNQQLSTDRVPACFALQIQRQDANKYMPIEDTSIEWREQDAPFETVARITLPAQDFDTPALNLQCDNLSFNPWFGIEAHRPIGGINRLRKAVYEAVSDYRHARNAAQ; translated from the coding sequence ATGATCATGCCGACATTCAAAAGGGAACTGCCGCCGTTGGCGCGTTTCTGGCTATGGCTGGGGCGCTTGCTTGGCAAGTCCTTGCTGATCCTGCTGGTCATCGCCCTCCTTGGCTGGGCCATCGCCACCGCGTGGTTCGCCTGGCAGCATCGTGGGCCGGTATCCGCGCAGGAGCAGATTCCAGCGGGCGAAGCGGCGATGACGCAGGACATCATTCAAACCGCAGTGCGCATCGTCGACCAACACCGCGAAAGTACCCGCTATCTGCGCGATGCCCACGCCAAGGCGCATGGCTGCATGAAGGCGCAAGTGCAGGTGTTACCGCAACTGGAGCAATCGCTGCGACAAGGTGTGTTCAGTGAGCCGGGCAAGACCTGGCAGGCGTTGATCCGCTTGTCCAACGGCAATGCCTATCCGCAATTCGACAGCATTCGCGACGCGCGAGGCATGGCGATCAAGCTTCTCGACGTGCCGGGCAAGCAATTGCTCAGCGATAAGAGTGACCGGCATGAACAGGATTTCGTGATGTTCAGCCATCCGAACTTCTTTGTCAGCGATGTCGCCGAGTACCGTCAGAATGTCGCGGCGCAGGCTGACGGCAAGAAGGTCATGGCGTTTTTTCCGACATGGGATCCGCGCTCCTGGCAGGTCCGTCATCTCTTTATTGCGCTGGCTACCCTGTCACCGCCGCCGGACAGTCCGACCACGACCACCTATTTTTCGGTATCGCCCTACAAGTTCGGCGAGGCCAATGCGAAGTTCCGCGTCGCGCCGGATCCGGACAATTGCCCGGCGTATGCGCTGCCCAAACAGAATCACGACCTGCCGAATTTTCTGCGCAGCGCACTGAACCAGCAGTTGTCGACGGATCGGGTGCCCGCGTGCTTCGCCTTGCAGATCCAGCGCCAGGACGCGAACAAATACATGCCGATCGAGGACACGAGCATTGAGTGGCGTGAGCAGGATGCACCGTTTGAAACCGTGGCGCGGATCACCCTGCCCGCGCAGGACTTCGACACGCCGGCGCTGAATCTGCAATGCGACAACCTGTCGTTCAATCCGTGGTTCGGCATCGAGGCGCATCGGCCGATTGGCGGGATCAATCGCTTGCGCAAGGCAGTGTACGAGGCGGTGAGCGATTATCGGCATGCCCGCAATGCGGCGCAGTAG
- a CDS encoding helix-turn-helix domain-containing protein gives MDIQIIARDGEPEYAVLPWAQYQALLKAAGINATPAQQPAVPLAASPDPILPGLDQLRSLREGKGIAIEALARTVGISPSYLAMIESGERQPDAAIRRSLAWELTVPGWRDES, from the coding sequence ATGGATATTCAGATAATTGCACGCGATGGCGAACCCGAATACGCGGTTCTGCCGTGGGCTCAATATCAGGCTTTACTGAAAGCAGCAGGGATCAACGCAACACCGGCGCAGCAGCCTGCAGTGCCGCTCGCCGCATCGCCAGATCCGATTCTTCCGGGTCTGGATCAGCTACGCAGTTTGCGCGAAGGGAAGGGCATCGCCATCGAGGCGCTGGCCCGCACGGTAGGCATCAGCCCGTCTTATCTGGCCATGATCGAAAGTGGTGAGCGTCAACCCGACGCCGCGATTCGCCGCAGCCTGGCTTGGGAACTGACGGTGCCAGGGTGGAGGGATGAATCGTGA
- a CDS encoding FKBP-type peptidyl-prolyl cis-trans isomerase yields the protein MKQHRLAAAVALVSLVLAGCDSQTSVELKTPAQKASYGIGLNMGKSLAQEGMDDLDSKAVAQGIEDAVGKKEQKLKDEELVEAFAALQKRAEERMAKMSEESAAAGKKFLEENGKKAGVTTTASGLQYEVVKKADGPQPKPTDVVTVHYTGKLTNGTVFDSSVERGSPIDLPVSGVIPGWVEGLQLMHVGEKYKLYIPSDLAYGAQSPSPAIPANSVLVFDLELLAIKDPAKEDAAAK from the coding sequence ATGAAACAGCATCGGTTGGCGGCGGCGGTAGCCCTGGTTAGCCTGGTACTCGCGGGTTGTGACTCGCAGACCAGCGTAGAGCTGAAAACCCCGGCGCAAAAAGCTTCCTACGGCATCGGCCTGAACATGGGCAAAAGCCTTGCCCAGGAAGGCATGGATGATCTGGACTCCAAAGCGGTAGCCCAGGGCATCGAAGATGCCGTTGGCAAGAAAGAACAGAAGCTGAAAGATGAAGAACTGGTTGAAGCCTTCGCCGCGCTGCAAAAGCGTGCTGAAGAGCGCATGGCCAAAATGAGCGAAGAGTCGGCAGCTGCCGGCAAGAAATTCCTCGAAGAAAACGGCAAGAAGGCAGGTGTAACCACCACCGCTTCCGGCCTGCAGTACGAAGTAGTGAAGAAAGCCGATGGCCCACAGCCTAAGCCGACCGACGTAGTGACAGTTCACTACACCGGCAAGCTGACCAACGGCACTGTGTTCGACAGCTCCGTCGAGCGCGGCAGCCCGATCGATCTGCCGGTCAGCGGTGTGATTCCGGGTTGGGTCGAAGGTCTGCAACTGATGCACGTTGGCGAGAAGTACAAACTGTACATCCCTAGCGATCTGGCTTACGGCGCTCAGTCGCCAAGCCCGGCGATCCCGGCCAATTCAGTTCTGGTCTTCGACCTGGAACTGCTGGCCATCAAGGATCCAGCCAAAGAAGACGCCGCTGCCAAGTAA
- a CDS encoding sel1 repeat family protein → MFLRLKARAGYWLARRLFHWSWFVRQPRGWRWLEGQFARMANLGDVGAQSFYGHILTFRGVGLGAREEGVRLLRLAALAGDGKAAYQVGVISLAGTPSKAPDPAEAIRWWSMAAKAGHPLAELKLQQLKAGDSTL, encoded by the coding sequence GTGTTTCTGCGCCTCAAGGCGCGGGCCGGATACTGGCTGGCCCGCAGGCTGTTTCATTGGTCGTGGTTCGTTCGCCAGCCGCGCGGCTGGCGCTGGCTTGAAGGCCAGTTTGCGCGCATGGCCAACCTCGGCGATGTCGGCGCGCAAAGCTTTTACGGGCACATTCTGACCTTTCGTGGCGTCGGTCTGGGCGCGCGTGAAGAAGGCGTGCGTTTACTGCGTCTGGCGGCGTTGGCCGGCGACGGTAAAGCGGCCTATCAAGTCGGCGTGATCAGCCTCGCCGGTACCCCGAGCAAAGCACCAGATCCCGCTGAAGCCATTCGTTGGTGGAGCATGGCCGCCAAGGCCGGGCATCCGTTGGCCGAGCTCAAGCTGCAACAGCTGAAGGCTGGTGATTCAACGCTGTAA
- a CDS encoding di-heme-cytochrome C peroxidase, with the protein MRLLFRVLSLVIVLAVIAVAVIVYYLANPKLPFYTPPQQVRYLDQWSEEQRQTYYFTPQGTQVKGLRYEWFQALELPFSEQRFASPEYLARFGFLVDPQQKASASNPGNLPVGFARHQNPGNASEHFLDITCAACHTGELRFNGQAVRIDGGTAQHVLPSSVPTLRGGSFGQALVASLASTYYNPWKFERFARQVLGEDYDARHGQLRKDFKTSLNTFLKVAWNDTHRGLYPTEEGPGRTDAFGRIANATFGDAISPANYRVADAPVDYPQLWDMWTFDWVQWNGSAQQPMARNIGEALGVGATLNFFDGNGQPLQGAERYSSSVRVRDLHAIEETLQQLKPPTWPEDLFGAVDKPLAAKGRALFTENCAGCHVPRQSREGERWVQQLQMLPVDMIGTDPNAANNIASHRFDLSALQWDVKELEKMDVKLHPEPKEPLDPSQLSVAKGLAYVTAFVENRAYREAKITPEEKPRMDGFGLPIGVREKVAYKARPLAGVWATAPFLHNGSVPSIYQLLSPQDERATTFYKGTVEYDPRHLGYRTEPFTNGFLFDTRISGNHNSGHEFRAGARGNGVIGRLLQPEERWALLEYLKVLGGPLEAQLP; encoded by the coding sequence TTGCGCCTCTTATTCCGCGTTCTCAGTCTGGTGATCGTGCTGGCGGTAATCGCCGTTGCAGTGATTGTCTATTACCTCGCCAATCCGAAATTGCCCTTCTACACCCCGCCGCAACAGGTACGTTACCTGGACCAGTGGAGCGAAGAACAACGGCAGACCTACTACTTCACGCCGCAAGGTACGCAAGTCAAAGGCCTGCGTTACGAGTGGTTCCAGGCACTGGAATTGCCCTTCTCCGAACAGCGCTTCGCCTCCCCCGAGTACCTCGCCCGCTTCGGTTTCCTGGTCGACCCGCAGCAGAAAGCGAGCGCCAGCAACCCGGGCAACCTGCCAGTCGGTTTCGCCCGGCACCAGAATCCCGGCAACGCTTCCGAACACTTTCTGGACATCACCTGCGCCGCTTGCCATACCGGCGAATTGCGCTTCAACGGTCAGGCCGTGCGCATCGATGGCGGCACCGCGCAACATGTGTTGCCTTCCAGCGTTCCTACATTGCGCGGCGGCAGTTTCGGACAGGCCTTGGTCGCAAGTCTGGCCTCGACCTACTACAACCCGTGGAAATTCGAGCGCTTCGCCCGTCAAGTGCTCGGTGAAGATTACGACGCGCGTCACGGGCAATTGCGCAAAGACTTCAAAACCTCGCTCAACACTTTCCTCAAAGTGGCCTGGAACGACACCCATCGCGGCCTCTACCCGACCGAAGAAGGCCCGGGGCGCACCGACGCGTTCGGACGGATTGCCAACGCGACCTTCGGCGATGCCATTTCCCCTGCCAATTACCGCGTGGCCGATGCGCCGGTGGATTACCCGCAACTGTGGGACATGTGGACGTTCGATTGGGTGCAGTGGAACGGCTCGGCGCAGCAGCCGATGGCACGCAATATCGGCGAGGCGCTCGGCGTGGGTGCCACGCTGAATTTCTTCGATGGCAACGGTCAGCCGCTGCAGGGCGCTGAGCGCTACTCCTCCAGCGTGCGCGTGCGCGATCTGCACGCCATCGAAGAAACCTTGCAACAACTGAAGCCGCCCACCTGGCCGGAAGATCTGTTCGGTGCGGTCGACAAGCCGTTGGCCGCCAAGGGCCGTGCGCTGTTCACCGAAAACTGCGCCGGCTGCCATGTCCCGCGTCAATCCCGGGAAGGCGAACGCTGGGTGCAGCAATTGCAGATGCTGCCCGTGGACATGATCGGTACCGATCCCAACGCGGCCAATAACATTGCCAGCCACCGTTTCGACCTGAGCGCACTGCAATGGGATGTCAAAGAACTGGAAAAGATGGACGTCAAGCTGCACCCCGAACCCAAAGAGCCGCTCGATCCGAGCCAACTATCGGTAGCCAAAGGCCTGGCTTACGTCACCGCGTTCGTGGAGAACCGTGCCTATCGCGAAGCGAAGATCACCCCGGAAGAAAAACCGCGTATGGACGGTTTCGGCCTGCCGATCGGCGTGCGCGAAAAAGTCGCTTACAAGGCACGACCGCTGGCCGGGGTATGGGCGACTGCGCCGTTTCTGCACAACGGTTCGGTGCCGAGCATTTATCAGTTGCTGTCACCGCAGGATGAGCGCGCAACCACCTTCTATAAAGGCACAGTCGAATACGACCCGCGCCATCTCGGCTACCGCACTGAGCCTTTCACCAACGGTTTTCTGTTCGACACGCGCATCAGCGGCAATCACAACAGCGGCCACGAATTCCGCGCCGGCGCACGCGGTAACGGGGTGATCGGCCGGCTCCTGCAACCCGAGGAGCGCTGGGCGCTGCTCGAATACCTGAAAGTATTGGGCGGACCACTGGAGGCGCAGTTGCCATGA